The Prosthecobacter vanneervenii region TCGTCCAGGCTACAAGGGTGGTATCCGCCCCGCCGGTGCAGAGACCGGCAGGGCCGCCAGCGAGTGGCAGGCCGCAGCCTCGTGGTCCTCAGGCGGCAGCCAAGGCTGCGCCGAAGCCCGCCGCGCAGGCCAAGGGCATGACGGGCATCATCGTCAGCCTGGTGCTGGTGGCGGGGCTCGTGCTCGGCGGGGGCTGGTATCTCTATGGGATGGTGAAAAATTACCAGTCCGAGGACGAGCAGCTGGATGCCGCCATCAAGAGCCAGCTGGAGGCCAAACGTGCGGCCTCTGCCAAAGCCAAAAAGGAGGAGGAAGACGAGAAGGCCACCCTCATGGCCTCGCTCAAAAAGCTGGTCTCCGAGCAGCTCTGCCAGGGAAATGACAAGGTGGCCGGGGAGATCCTGCGGGAGATCGACGCTGTCATAGCCGAGGCGGACAAGCTCATGGCCGACGCGAGCATCGACAATGATCCCTCCGACATGCGGGCGTTTCTGGCCGAGCACATGGAGGGCCGCCTGAGGGCCAATCCCACCATCTATCACTGGCTGGGCGGCAGGATGTCACCCAAGGATTTCTGCGGCCTGCTCTTTGGCGTCCAGCCGCAGCAGCAGGTCAGGAGGGAGCGCGGGCAGGTGGCCGATTTCCTCGTCGCAGGCAATTACGCCGCCACGGGCACCGGATTTTACATCTCCAACGATGGCTGGCTGCTGACCAACGAGCACGTGGTGCATGACGCCACCGAGGTGGATGTGCGCGGTGCCGATGGCGTCATCCGCCGTGCCCAGGTGGTGAAGACCGACCTGCAGGGAGACGTGGCGGTGCTGAAGACCGGCGAGCCTTCGCCCCGGTGGCTGCCTCTCGCGCCGCAGGAGGGCACGATGGGGGCGGCTGTCTTCACGGTGGGCTTCCCCAATGCCACCGTGCAGGGAGTCGAGCCCAAATTTACCGACGGCCGCATCAGCAGCCTCAGCGGCATCCGCGATGACAAGGACCACTACCAGATCACGGTGCCTGCACAGCCGGGCAATTCCGGCGGCCCGCTGGTGGACGTCAAATCAGGCGCCATCGTCGGCATCGTCTCCGCCATTCTCCGAGGCCGTGAAAACGTCACCTACGCCATCAAGGCCCGCGTGGCCGCCAGCCTGCTGCAGGCCATCCCCGCTTTCACCGCTGCGCAGGCGCGGATGCCCGCAGGCGCAGACATGGAGACCCTGGCCTCGGAAGTACGCGCCGCCATCGTTCTGGTGTTGGTGAAGAAGTAGCAAGGCGCGGCAATGCTGGGCGTTGCGCAAGCGTGAGGGATCGGGACGATCCCTCTCCGCCAGAGCATGTGCTGGCCGCATGGGATGCTGAACTCCACCCGTAAGCGGTGCGGGGCGCTGATTGGCACGCGAAAGCATCCCATGCATTGGCATGCCACGAGACACTCGAAAGCGGCAGCTTCGCGTGCCGCACTCCAAATTCGCTGCGCGCGCTCTGGCGCTATTTGGAGTGCGGTCGCGGAGGGAGGAACGACCGCAGCTACCGCTTTTCGTGGGCCGAGTGACGATGCGAGCATCACGCAGCAATGAGAGGCAGAGGCTGGGGTGCGAGATGTGGCGCACGCGGGCCAGTCAGCCCACGCATGTCACGAGACTGCATCCTGTGGGCCACGATGGCTGCGGCCTTTCCGCTCAATGTACACTCAGCCAGGATGAGCCATCCCCATCCGCCTGCCGCTCAAGCCCGCATCACAGGCTCATCGGGATCTTGGAGGCCTCCACCGAGAGGGCGGGCGGGATGACGCGGCGGAAGTCGTCCAGGGACACCGGCTTGGTCAGGAAGGCGTTCATGCCACACTCGCGGCACTCCTCCTTCACGCCCGTGAGGGCATGCCCCGTCATGGCGATGATGGCGGGCTGGTGCTTGAGCTGGAAGTTTCCCCGGATGCGGCGGGTGGCCTCCACGCCGCCCATCACCGGCATCTGCAGGTCCATGAAAATAATGTCGTAGCCGCCCTGCGCCACCATGCTCACCGCCTCCTCGCCGTTGTTGGCGATGTCCATGTGCACATACCCCAGGCGCTGCAGCAGCATGGTGGCTATTTTCTGGTTCAGCGGCTGGTCTTCCACCAGCAGGATGTGCGCGGGGTTCTGGCTGGCAAAGTTGTCCGCCTCCGCCTTGGCGGCCTTGGCGATGGCGCGGTTGGTGGCGGCAGACACCTGCGCATCGTGCCCGCCAGCGGCGGCGCGTGCAGCGGCATGCTGGGAGATGGGCGGCGGGGCGGGTGTCTCCAGCACGGAGGCTGACTCAAAGGTGGCCGCCATGGGCTGCGCAGCAGGCGGCATCATATACTGCGGCGCAGGCTGCATCGGCGGCTGCATGCCGGGCTGCGGGGCTGCGGGCATGTAGCCGTGCTGCATCATGGGCATGACCATGCCCGGAACCTGCGTCTGTGGTCCCACTGGCTGCGGGTAGTAGGGCTGGGGTGCCGCTGCCTGCGGCGCCATGGGCTGGGGTGCAGGGCTGGTCATCGGGCGCATAGCGGTCATGGACTGCGGGCTCATGTAGCCCTGCGCAGCAGGTGCCGGACCAGATGGCGCGGTGGCGTTCACAATGGGCGAGAGGACGACCCGCCGTGGCATGCGGTAGAGCTCTGACATGGTGCGCAGCAGTTCGCGGCGTTTGATGGGCTTTGAAAGGCGCGAGTGCCGGCTGCCTGCAGGCGGGCTGAAGCGGTCGCGGTCCAGCTTGGCGCTGGTGATGCTCATGATGGTGATGATGGCCGTGCCGCGCATGGCGGCGGCATTCAGCATCTGCACCGCCTCCTCGTGCTGCAGGCCGGAGACATCCAGGATAAAGAGCCCCGCCTCCTCGATCATCGCGTCCAGTTCTGGCAGGGAGCGCTGTTTGAGCATGCGCACCATCATGCCCCATTGCATGAGGGACTGGTTCAGCACCTGCAGTGTGGTGGGGTGCGCGCTGTACACGGTCACGGGCCTGCCCTTCACCACATCCATCCAGGCCAGCTCCTCCTCGCGGGATTCATCATCCGCAGCCACCGCCAGCGGCAGCTCAAAGAAGAAGTCGGAGCCCCTGCCCTCCTCGCTCACCACGCTGATCTCTCCCTGCATCAGCTTCACCAGCTTCTTGGAGATGGCCAGCCCCAGGCCGGTGCCGCCGTATTTGCGCGTGGTGGAGGTGTCTGCCTGATTGAAGGCCTGGAAGAGCTGCCCGATCTTTTCCGGCGGAATGCCGATGCCCGTATCGCGCACAGAGAAGTGCAGCAGCGTGCGGTCCCCCTGCGGCGTCTGGCGGGAAACCTGGCGCACGAGGATGAGGATCTCACCCTTTTCGGTAAACTTGATCGCATTGCCCACCAGGTTCACCAGGATCTGCTTGATGCGCTGGAAGTCGCCCAAAACCTTGCGCGGCAGCGCGGAGTCGATGTGCACATTGAGCTCGATGTTTTTCTCCGCCGCCTTGTGGGAGAAGACGTCTGTCGTCTCGCTCAGCAGCTTCTCGATGTCCACCGGCAGCTTCTCCATGTCCATCTTGGCGGACTCCAGCTTGGAGAAGTCCAGGATGTCATTGATCACGTGCAGCAGGGACTCGCCGCTGGAGCGGATCATGCGCACCAGCTCCTCCTGCTCAGGGTCCAGCCCCATTTCAATGAGCAGGCTGGTGGTGCCGATGATGCCGTTCATGGGCGTGCGGATCTCATGGCTCATGTTGGCCAGGAAGCTGCCCTTGGCCGCGGTGGCGGTTTCCGCCTGCCGCTTGGCGGCCTCATACTCCACCAGCAGCGTGTGCTTGCGCTGGTCGTCCTCCTGGAGGTGGGAGATCATCGAGTTGAACTCCGCCTGCAGCATGTCCAGGTCGTCAAAGCCATTTGCAGGCACGCGCACGTTCATGTTGCCGGCACGCATGGCGCGGAAGGCATCCATGAGCGCACGCGTCTTGCGCGTGATGCGCCGCCCGATGATGTAGAAGCCGAAGACCGCAAAGCTCAGCCCCGCGCAGGCTCCCAGGATCGGCACGGTCAGGCGCTGCGCATTGAAAAGATGCCTCAGCTGCACCAGCGGCTGCCGGGCGATGAAGGCCCCCGCCACATGACCGGTGCGCCCGTAGAGCGGCCCGGCGCTGATGAGCCAGTGGTCGCCTCCATTGATTTCCAGCTGGCGGTTCTCGCTGGTATCATCCATCACCAGGCTGCTGCCGGCCATCACGCGGTAGATGAGGTTGTGCATGTGCTCCGCCGTGGGCTCCTCGATCACGCAATTCTGGCAGATGGGCAGGATGACGATCGGCGGCGACTCAGACATGGGGGGCGTGCCCGGCCCGGGTGCCTGGCGTGGCGCCACCAGCTCCACCTGCAGGCCCAGGCTTTGCAGCGCAGGCGGCACATCCACCGTCTGCAGCCGCATGCGCAGGCGTGTCTCATTTTCCCACGTGAGAGGGGCCACCCCTGTGAGCTCCCCGTCCGTGAGCACCTGCCGGTTCAGCTCCATCTGCCCTGCCAGCGCCACAGCCCCGAGATAGGAGCTCTGCACAAAGCGCAGGGTGATGAACTCCTGCCAGACGAATCCAGCAGCAGTCGCCCCAGCCCCCACCAGCACGGCAAACATGCCGAGCAGCGTGAAGCGGTTGGCGATCTGAAAATGAAACCTCATGAGATGGCACCAGGTTGATAGCCAGAGTAGCCCGACTCTGCGGCTTCAGGCTCCTGGACCATGGCCCGGCGCACCGCCAGCCCCAGGCTCTCCAGATTGAAGGGCTTGTGCAGCACATCCACAAAGCCGATCGCCTGGCAGAGATCCTTCACATCTTCCTGAAAGTAGCCGCTGCACGCGATCACGGGCAGCCGGGGGTCGCACGCACGCAGCCACTCCAGCACCTCAAAGCCCGAGGCACCGCCCGGCATCGTCAGATCCAGGATGGCCACGGAGAAACGCTGCCCGTCCTCCAGCCCGGTGCGCACCAGCTCCAGCGCCTCCTCGCCGCTGCGGCAGGCCACCGTTTCAAAACCGTGGGACTCCAGCACGGCCTTGCCCACGGCAAGCACATGCGGCTCATCATCGACAATCAACACACGTGCGACGGCACGCGAAACCATATCACGAGACAGGAGCTGGGTGGTCGGATTCATGGCTGCTGGATGGGAGTGAGAGGTCAAAATTCAAAAAAAGGTGGGCCTGTCCTACATGGCGGTGTAGCTGAGGCATTTGATCTCATCGAGGGACGTGTGCCCGCCGATGACCTGCTGCAGCCCCTCCTGGTAGAGGGAGCGGAAGCCGTTTTTAAAGGCGGCTGCACGCATGGCGCTGAGCGGTGCGCCGTCTTCGATCAGGTCGCGCAGCTCGTTGTTCACCTCGCACAGCTCCATGAGCGCCACACGTCCGGCGTAGCCGGTGCCATGGCACTCATCGCACCCGCGCGCGGTATAGATGGGAGTCGTCAGCGGCTGGGTGATCACGGCCTGCTTGGCCATCAGCTCCTGCACATCCTGCGGCACCTGCATGGGCTGCTTGCAGTAGCTGCACAGGCGGCGGCCCAGGCGCTGGGCCTGGCTCAGCGCCAGGGAGTCTGCCAGCAGGTACTTTTCCACCCCCATGGACAGCAGTCGGGAAACCGCACGCAGTGAGTCATTCGCATGCAGCGTGGTCAGCACCAGATGGCCCGTGAGGGAGGCATTCACCGCCGCGCCAGCTGTCTCGGCATCACGAGACTCACCGATCAGGATGATGTCCGGGTCGGCACGCAGCAGGGCACGCAGCCCGTTGGCAAAGTCCAGCCCGCGTGCATTGTTCGTCTGCGTCTGGTTGATGCCTTCGATCTCGTATTCGATGGGGTCTTCGATCGTCTGGATGTTCACCCCTTCATCGTTCACGCTGTTGAGCAGCGCGTAGAGCGTGGTCGTTTTACCAGAGCCGGTGGGGCCTGTCACCAGCACCA contains the following coding sequences:
- a CDS encoding trypsin-like peptidase domain-containing protein; protein product: MILQIQCPSCQAALSVEQRFAGSQMQCPFCQQVFAVAPPPVVPVVQATRVVSAPPVQRPAGPPASGRPQPRGPQAAAKAAPKPAAQAKGMTGIIVSLVLVAGLVLGGGWYLYGMVKNYQSEDEQLDAAIKSQLEAKRAASAKAKKEEEDEKATLMASLKKLVSEQLCQGNDKVAGEILREIDAVIAEADKLMADASIDNDPSDMRAFLAEHMEGRLRANPTIYHWLGGRMSPKDFCGLLFGVQPQQQVRRERGQVADFLVAGNYAATGTGFYISNDGWLLTNEHVVHDATEVDVRGADGVIRRAQVVKTDLQGDVAVLKTGEPSPRWLPLAPQEGTMGAAVFTVGFPNATVQGVEPKFTDGRISSLSGIRDDKDHYQITVPAQPGNSGGPLVDVKSGAIVGIVSAILRGRENVTYAIKARVAASLLQAIPAFTAAQARMPAGADMETLASEVRAAIVLVLVKK
- a CDS encoding response regulator, encoding MNPTTQLLSRDMVSRAVARVLIVDDEPHVLAVGKAVLESHGFETVACRSGEEALELVRTGLEDGQRFSVAILDLTMPGGASGFEVLEWLRACDPRLPVIACSGYFQEDVKDLCQAIGFVDVLHKPFNLESLGLAVRRAMVQEPEAAESGYSGYQPGAIS
- a CDS encoding ATP-binding protein; amino-acid sequence: MRFHFQIANRFTLLGMFAVLVGAGATAAGFVWQEFITLRFVQSSYLGAVALAGQMELNRQVLTDGELTGVAPLTWENETRLRMRLQTVDVPPALQSLGLQVELVAPRQAPGPGTPPMSESPPIVILPICQNCVIEEPTAEHMHNLIYRVMAGSSLVMDDTSENRQLEINGGDHWLISAGPLYGRTGHVAGAFIARQPLVQLRHLFNAQRLTVPILGACAGLSFAVFGFYIIGRRITRKTRALMDAFRAMRAGNMNVRVPANGFDDLDMLQAEFNSMISHLQEDDQRKHTLLVEYEAAKRQAETATAAKGSFLANMSHEIRTPMNGIIGTTSLLIEMGLDPEQEELVRMIRSSGESLLHVINDILDFSKLESAKMDMEKLPVDIEKLLSETTDVFSHKAAEKNIELNVHIDSALPRKVLGDFQRIKQILVNLVGNAIKFTEKGEILILVRQVSRQTPQGDRTLLHFSVRDTGIGIPPEKIGQLFQAFNQADTSTTRKYGGTGLGLAISKKLVKLMQGEISVVSEEGRGSDFFFELPLAVAADDESREEELAWMDVVKGRPVTVYSAHPTTLQVLNQSLMQWGMMVRMLKQRSLPELDAMIEEAGLFILDVSGLQHEEAVQMLNAAAMRGTAIITIMSITSAKLDRDRFSPPAGSRHSRLSKPIKRRELLRTMSELYRMPRRVVLSPIVNATAPSGPAPAAQGYMSPQSMTAMRPMTSPAPQPMAPQAAAPQPYYPQPVGPQTQVPGMVMPMMQHGYMPAAPQPGMQPPMQPAPQYMMPPAAQPMAATFESASVLETPAPPPISQHAAARAAAGGHDAQVSAATNRAIAKAAKAEADNFASQNPAHILLVEDQPLNQKIATMLLQRLGYVHMDIANNGEEAVSMVAQGGYDIIFMDLQMPVMGGVEATRRIRGNFQLKHQPAIIAMTGHALTGVKEECRECGMNAFLTKPVSLDDFRRVIPPALSVEASKIPMSL